From Bombyx mori chromosome 10, ASM3026992v2, a single genomic window includes:
- the LOC101741057 gene encoding glutathione S-transferase LANCL1, with protein MENGPVIRFSLLLPSILSTYSGKLRPSKCRGIAVGAPWFVRNVDLHDDLDLESTNSAANVLDESGEQISQKFKLKLEKFKAVKLQTLLSKIESDIFYDHTVYTGSAGMALYYYTSSLKMNDPSKELQAALKYIHLEELKGKRISFLCGDAGPLALATVISYRLGNKRPDNLPDYKSLAQRLMNLISLLNEAPDELLYGKSGYLYALLFVNKHIPGKEIIPANHIEKVINSILKSGKQLSQQTKCSSPLLWQWHDKIYFGAAHGIAGILYMLLQARLFVNIVEIRRFIKPTLDWLLSQQFPSGNFPSSLNSSNGDKLVQWCHGAPGFVPLCILAYQVFEDEKYLKIALHCGEVIWQRGLCTKGYSLCHGVSGNAYAFIQLFQATKKALHLYRACCFMEWCALERPGTELHRPDRPISLFEGVIGRLYLVEELAHAMDARFPALSI; from the exons ATGGAGAACGGTCCCGTCATCAG gttctccttacttctaccctccatactatCTACCTACAGTGGCAAGCTTAGACCTTCTAAATGTCGAGG gatagccgtcggagccccatggttcgtcaggaacgtcgacctccatgacgacctggacttagagtccacca ATAGTGCCGCTAATGTTCTGGACGAATCTGGTGAACAG ATTTCgcaaaaatttaaactaaaattagaAAAGTTCAAGGCTGTAAAGTTACAAACTTTATTATCAAAAATAGAATCTGATATATTTTATGACCACACAGTGTATACAGGTTCTGCTGGTATggccttatattattatacaagctCTTTGAAAATGAATGACCCCAGTAAAGAATTGCAG gctgctttaaaatacatacatttggAAGAATTAAAAGGGAAAAGAATAAGTTTTCTCTGTGGAGACGCAGGTCCATTAGCTCTTGCAACTGTCATCTCGTATCGGCTAGGTAACAAGAGACCTGACAATTTACCTGATTACAAATCCTTAGCACAAAG gttaatgaatttaatttcattattaaatgaaGCACCTGATGAGCTGTTGTATGGAAAATCAGGATACCTATATGCACTTTTATTTGTCAATAAGCACATTCCGGGAAAAGAAATTATTCCTGCTAATCACATTGAAAAG GTTATCAACAGTATTTTGAAATCTGGAAAACAACTGTCGCAGCAAACAAAATGTTCAAGTCCATTGTTGTGGCAATGgcatgataaaatatattttggtgcTGCTCACGGAATTGCTGGCATACTATATATGCTATTACAG GCTCGCTTGTTCGTGAACATTGTCGAGATTCGACGATTCATAAAACCCACACTGGATTGGTTGTTGAGTCAACAGTTTCCGAGTGGAAATTTTCCGTCGTCTTTGAACAGTAGCAACGGAGACAAGTTGGTCCAGTGGTGTCATGGGGCTCCTGGTTTCGTGCCGTTATGCATATTAGCCTATCAG GTATTTGaagatgaaaaatatttaaaaatcgcTTTGCATTGTGGAGAGGTTATATGGCAACGTGGACTCTGTACAAAAGGTTACAGTCTTTGTCATGGAGTCAGTGGAAATGCCTACGCTTTCATTCAACTGTTTCAAGCCACtaag AAAGCACTTCATTTGTACCGGGCGTGTTGTTTCATGGAGTGGTGTGCATTAGAGCGACCCGGGACCGAACTACATCGACCTGACAGACCCATCTCTCTTTTCGAAGGTGTAATTGGCCGTTTATATTTGGTGGAAGAACTTGCTCATGCTATGGACGCCAGGTTTCCAGCATTATCAATCTAG